The region GCAATGAAAGTTGGGGGGACACAAAAAGAAAAAGGGATGAGCCGTAAAGGGAAAGATCGGTTGTTTATTGCGGTTTGTGTTTTACCTGCTGTGTTGTTATTTAGTTTATTTATTTTATATCCGATGGCAAAAGGATTTATGATGTCTTTTTATCAATATAGTGGACTCGGGGGGGAAGCAACGTTTATCGGGCTAAAAAATTTTCAAACGTTATTTGCGGATCCAATCTTTCTCACTGCTATGAAAAACATGGTGTTTGTACTGGTATTCTTCCCATTAATGACAATGGTGCTCGCCATGTTATTTGCAGTAATGTTAACTCAGGGAAGACTTCATCAGTTTGAGCAGAAGTTTTTTAAAATGATTATTTTCTTTCCTAATATTTTATCAATGGTTGTGATTGGGGTGTTATTCCTTTATTTATACGACTATAATTTAGGATTACTTAATGGATTTTTAGATGTGGTGGGATTTGAGGTCTTAAAGCAGACGTGGCTTGGACAAAAGAGCACCGTACTGTGGTGCTTAGTTGCGACGATGGTTTGGCAAGCCACGGGTTATTACATGGTGATGTATATTGCAGGGATTAATCAAATTCCAGTCGATTTATATGAAGCGGCTGATATTGATGGTGCTAGCAAACGCGTCCAATTTTTCAAAATCACGCTTCCTTTACTTTGGCAAATCTTACGTGTCACCTTAGTGTTCTTTATTACAGGGGCATTTAACTTAACGTTCACATTTGTGACGGTAATGACAAGTGGTGGACCGAATAATGCCTCACAAGTTCCACTGACTTACATGTATTCACAGGCGTTCTCGAATGCGAATTACGGTTATGCGATGGCGATTGCAGTGGTGGTGTTTATTTTAGCGATTACGTTGTCATTCATGATTCAAAAATTAACAGATAAAGATGCGATTGAATTTTAAGGGGAGGTGTAACGATGAAAAAGTTTTTATCGGGAACAGTACTTCGATTGATTTTATGGTTGGTGTCAATTTTAATTATTATTCCACTCGGATGGACTATTGTTCAATCGTTTAAAACGACACAGGAATTTTTCGGGGATGTTTGGGCGCTTCCAGCGTCACTCCATATTGAAAATTATGCGAATGCTTGGTCAACCGCCAACATGGGGTCGTATTTTTTTAACTCCATTTTGGTGAGTGTCATGGGGGTTTTATTCTCACTTTGCTTAGCCGTACCGGCTGCTTACTGTTTGTCACGCTATCGATTCTTTGCTTCAAAATTCATAATGTTTGTATTTAGCGCTGGTTTATTTATTCAAGCAACGTATGTGTTAGTTCCATTATTCTCATTATTAAAAGATTTAAATTTACTTGATAACTTAGTCGTTTTAGCCCTTATTTATGCGACTTCAAGTTTGCCATTTACGATTTTCTTGTTATCAAGCTTTATTCGAGGTGTGTCAAGAAGTTATGAAGAAGCAGCAGTGATGGATGGAGCCAATCGTTTCCAAATCATGACGAAAGTGATTATGCCACTCATTCAACCAGGAATCGTCACAATTGTTATTTTTAACTTTATGGCTTATTGGAACGAGTTCCCGATGGCATTTACGTTTATTTTAGATGACGCCAAAAAGACGTTACCAATTGGGCTTCAAAATTTAATGGAAGTTCAACGATTCTCAACAGACTGGGGAGCTTTATTTGCGGGGATGGTCATTGTATTAATTCCAATTGTGATTATCTATGCGATTTTAAATGAAAAATTAACTGAAGGTGTTAATGTCGGTGGAATTAAAGGATAAGAAAGGGGAATTTAAATGTCAGGATTTACATTACCAATTGATAACGTAGAATATGAAAGATTAAGAGAGGTGATGACGCGTTGGCATGCCGATGCGATTCGAGATTCAGATGGAACAAAACTAGATGATCGTATTTTAGAACTTGGTTTAAAAGTGTATAAAACGTACTTAACAACACGTAATGACCAACAGTGGGCAAAAGATCACAAAGAAGAATTACAACAACTTTATATGATGAGTGAACCAACGATTGCTTTTCATAAGTATTTAATCATTGATCTGATGAAAGGAATTTTTAAAGAACAATTTAAAGTCAATCCCAAAGATTATCATCGTTATTGGCAAGTCATTGACCGAACAACGGGTAAGGAAGTCGGTCATGAGAAGTGGTTTTATGATGATGAAAAAGAAGTTGTTGTATTAGTTGATGCTATTCTTTATCATGAGTACACGGTTAACTTCTTAATGTATCAAATTTGGGATCCAACTCAAATGTACAATCATTTAACGAATGATTGGGGGGATCGTGAGCATGAAATGCCGTATGATATGAGACATCCTCTGACGAATTCCCATATTAAAGGCTATTTAAATGAGTGGTTAAGCGAGC is a window of Turicibacter sanguinis DNA encoding:
- a CDS encoding carbohydrate ABC transporter permease — encoded protein: MKKFLSGTVLRLILWLVSILIIIPLGWTIVQSFKTTQEFFGDVWALPASLHIENYANAWSTANMGSYFFNSILVSVMGVLFSLCLAVPAAYCLSRYRFFASKFIMFVFSAGLFIQATYVLVPLFSLLKDLNLLDNLVVLALIYATSSLPFTIFLLSSFIRGVSRSYEEAAVMDGANRFQIMTKVIMPLIQPGIVTIVIFNFMAYWNEFPMAFTFILDDAKKTLPIGLQNLMEVQRFSTDWGALFAGMVIVLIPIVIIYAILNEKLTEGVNVGGIKG
- a CDS encoding carbohydrate ABC transporter permease, translating into MEALKKSKAMKVGGTQKEKGMSRKGKDRLFIAVCVLPAVLLFSLFILYPMAKGFMMSFYQYSGLGGEATFIGLKNFQTLFADPIFLTAMKNMVFVLVFFPLMTMVLAMLFAVMLTQGRLHQFEQKFFKMIIFFPNILSMVVIGVLFLYLYDYNLGLLNGFLDVVGFEVLKQTWLGQKSTVLWCLVATMVWQATGYYMVMYIAGINQIPVDLYEAADIDGASKRVQFFKITLPLLWQILRVTLVFFITGAFNLTFTFVTVMTSGGPNNASQVPLTYMYSQAFSNANYGYAMAIAVVVFILAITLSFMIQKLTDKDAIEF